A region from the Vicia villosa cultivar HV-30 ecotype Madison, WI linkage group LG3, Vvil1.0, whole genome shotgun sequence genome encodes:
- the LOC131659280 gene encoding transcription factor MYB35 — MVRSASCEKNSVVKRGVWITEDDGSGNWNSVPKKTGIKRCGKSCRLRWSNNVVDDKLFTSEEEDLIVKLHAAIGSRWSIIAQQLPGRTDNDVKNNWNTKLKKKLSQMGIDPVTHKPFSKLIADYGNIGAKQDFQNANLSHFQTIPITKIKNKANNVAPFSWNDFLIQDAFAPPLTNNQDQALFSKDIVVTKLQLQKNKEVVSSSSSSSDTSFVEAILYQENEMFLSFPELLEEPSHY, encoded by the exons ATGGTGAGGTCTGCAAGTTGTGAAAAAAATAGTGTGGTCAAAAGGGGTGTATGGATCACAGAAGACGATGGATCTGGTAATTGGAATTCTGTCCCCAAAAAAACAG GTATAAAGAGGTGTGGAAAAAGTTGCAGACTTAGGTGGAGTAACAACGTGGTTGATGATAAGTTATTCACATCCGAAGAAGAAGATCTTATAGTTAAGCTTCATGCTGCCATAGGTAGTAGGTGGTCTATCATAGCACAACAACTTCCTGGAAGAACAGACAATGATGTAAAGAACAACTGGAATacaaagttgaaaaagaaactgTCTCAAATGGGGATAGATCCTGTTACACACAAGCCCTTTTCTAAACTAATTGCTGACTATGGAAACATAGGTGCTAAACAAGACTTCCAGAATGCCAATCTTTCACACTTCCAAACCAttccaataacaaaaataaagaataagGCAAATAATGTTGCACCATTTAGTTGGAATGACTTTCTTATACAAGATGCGTTTGCACCACCACTTACTAATAACCAAGATCAAGCGTTATTTTCAAAGGATATTGTGGTGACCAAACTACAATTACAGAAAAACAAAGAGGTGGTATCATCATCATCGTCTTCGTCAGACACTTCATTTGTAGAAGCAATACTCTATCAAGAAAATGAGATGTTTCTGAGCTTCCCCGAACTTTTGGAGGAACCATCACATTACTGA